The sequence TTAGAAATTTTAAGTTCGCTTGTTATTCCGTCAAAAGGATAAACGGAAGCATTCAAATCGTCGCAGAATAAAAATTACCAAGAAGCCTTGTAAATAAAGGCATGCAGACGATAGCGCATACTTCTCCGAGGAGATTAAATTTCAACCGCCTTTAAAACGAAAACAGCCCTTTCGTCACTTGACCTCAACCGAGATCTGTTGACGAAAGGACTGCTTCAGAAACCGAGTTCGATTACTTGTTCAGCTTGTTCTGAATGTAAGAGAGAACGTCGGAAACCTTGATGAACTTTTCAGCATCTTCGTCGAGGATTTCGATGTCGAATTCGTCTTCGAGAGCCATCACGAGTTCAACGCGGTCGAGGGAATCAGCGCCGAGATCGTTCACGAAGGAAGCGTCGCGGGTCACGTCTTCCGGCTTGACACCGAGCTTTTCGACGACAACAGCCGTAATTTTTTTGAGAAGTTCTTCTTCAGTCATTTTTAACTCCGTTTGAGGTTTTGTGAAAATTTAGAAATTTTTGTCAAAATATCAAGTCACGCACCGAGACCACCGTCTACGCCAAGGACTTGACCTGTGATGTAACTCGCTTCGTCCGAAACGAGGAATGCAACAGCATTAGCCACATCTTTCGGTTGACCAATTCTCTGTTCCGGAATGGCATTTTGGAACTTTTCAAGCATTTCCGGAGAAAGTTTCGCCGTCATATCCGTTCCGATAAAGCCCGGAGCGACTGCGTTCACCGTAATGCCGCGAGCAGCAAATTCCATCGCATTCGTCTTGGTGAGGCCGATAATGCCCGCTTTCGAAGCGGCATAATTCGATTGTCCCGCCTGAGCGCGGATGCCGTTAATGCTCGCCATATTCACAATGCGACCCGAACGACGACCCATCATATGACGAGCGACCGCACGCGTGCAAAGGAAAGCCGAACGCAGATTTGTCCGAATCACATCGTCAAAGTCGGCATCTTTCATGCGCATCATCAAACCATCGCGGGTAATGCCCGCATTGTTCACCAAAATATCGATTTGGCCAAATGCTTCGAGAATTGCTTTGAATGTCGCCGCCACTTGTTCCGAATCCGAAACATCGCAAGCGTAGCTTTTCGCTTCGGAACCCGTTTCGGTAGAAATCTGTTCTGCAATTTCCGGACGTTCTTTCGTCGAAATCACGGCCACTCGCGCGCCTTGAGCAGCAAGAGTTTTGGCAATTTCCAAACCGATACCGCGAGAAGCTCCCGTGACCACTGCGACTTTGCCTTTCAAATCCAGCATAAAATCTCCTTAAGCCTTGAGAGCCTGAACCGCTTCCACCGATTCCACGGCGGTAAACTTCACCGAGCGGTCAATTTTACGTTGCAAGCCCGAAAGCACATGACCAACGCCCACTTCAACGCCCGAAGTCATGCCGAGTTCTTTTTGCGCGTAAAGCATTGACTGACTCCAGCGAACCGGACTCACCAACTGACGCACAAGCAAATCCTTGATTTCATTGCAATCGGTTACTTCTTTTGCAGTCACATTCGCAATGAGCGGCTTTTGCAAATTGTGGAATTCTGTTTTGGCAATCGCTTCGGCAAGTCCCGGCTGCGCACTTTGAATTAACGGGCTGTGGAATGCACCGGACACGGCGAGAGGCACAGCCTTCACGCCTGCAGCAGCACAATTTTCAACGAGT comes from Hallerella porci and encodes:
- the acpP gene encoding acyl carrier protein — encoded protein: MTEEELLKKITAVVVEKLGVKPEDVTRDASFVNDLGADSLDRVELVMALEDEFDIEILDEDAEKFIKVSDVLSYIQNKLNK
- the fabG gene encoding 3-oxoacyl-[acyl-carrier-protein] reductase — protein: MLDLKGKVAVVTGASRGIGLEIAKTLAAQGARVAVISTKERPEIAEQISTETGSEAKSYACDVSDSEQVAATFKAILEAFGQIDILVNNAGITRDGLMMRMKDADFDDVIRTNLRSAFLCTRAVARHMMGRRSGRIVNMASINGIRAQAGQSNYAASKAGIIGLTKTNAMEFAARGITVNAVAPGFIGTDMTAKLSPEMLEKFQNAIPEQRIGQPKDVANAVAFLVSDEASYITGQVLGVDGGLGA